One segment of Bacteroidales bacterium DNA contains the following:
- the radA gene encoding DNA repair protein RadA, with protein sequence MAKNKTVYVCSVCGADSPKWLGKCPACGEWNSYVEEIVSAKSTNNKIDILGDNSNKIKPTLINEIKSSEEVRMDMGDSEFNRVLGGGIVAGSMVLIGGEPGIGKSTLILQTILRLKGVKTLYVSGEESARQLKMRAERIGCSDSDCYIVCDTSLEGIFTHIKNVEPQLLIIDSIQTISTDILESSAGSVAQVRECAAAILKYAKESNTPIIVIGHINKEGSIAGPKVLEHIVDAVLQFEGDRHYMYRILRSIKNRFGNTSELGIYEMRQDGLRPVENPSELLLSQSHAGMSGVATAVAIEGARPFLIETQSLVSSAVYGTPQRSSTGFDARRMNMLLAVLEKRVGFKLAQKDVFLNIAGGLKVNDPAMDLAVISAVLSSNMDIAIDSGICMTGEVGLSGEIRAVNRIEQRILEADKLGFKKIIIPVDNLKGFDRSKLSINIVEVRKVDEAFRQLFG encoded by the coding sequence ATGGCAAAAAATAAGACTGTGTATGTTTGTTCGGTATGTGGTGCTGACTCGCCTAAGTGGTTGGGCAAATGCCCTGCTTGCGGTGAGTGGAACTCGTATGTTGAAGAGATTGTTAGTGCTAAATCTACCAACAACAAAATTGACATCCTTGGAGATAATTCCAATAAGATAAAGCCTACTCTTATTAACGAGATAAAGAGTAGTGAAGAGGTTAGAATGGATATGGGCGACAGTGAATTTAACCGCGTTTTAGGTGGTGGCATTGTTGCAGGTTCGATGGTGCTTATTGGTGGTGAACCCGGTATTGGTAAATCTACTCTTATTCTTCAAACTATTCTTCGTTTAAAGGGGGTTAAAACTCTTTATGTTTCGGGCGAAGAGAGTGCAAGACAACTTAAGATGCGTGCCGAGAGGATTGGGTGTAGTGATAGCGATTGTTATATTGTTTGCGACACTTCGCTTGAAGGTATATTTACTCATATTAAAAACGTTGAACCTCAACTGCTCATTATTGATTCGATACAGACTATCTCAACTGACATATTGGAGTCATCGGCTGGTAGCGTTGCTCAGGTAAGAGAGTGTGCCGCTGCTATTCTTAAGTATGCGAAAGAGAGCAATACTCCTATTATTGTTATTGGTCATATTAATAAGGAGGGTAGCATTGCCGGACCTAAGGTTTTAGAGCATATTGTTGATGCTGTTCTTCAGTTTGAGGGAGATAGACACTACATGTATCGTATCCTTAGGTCTATTAAGAATAGGTTTGGTAATACTTCGGAGTTGGGTATTTATGAGATGCGTCAGGATGGCTTACGCCCTGTTGAAAATCCTTCGGAGTTGCTTCTTTCGCAATCCCACGCCGGTATGAGTGGAGTTGCTACGGCTGTTGCTATTGAGGGTGCAAGACCTTTCTTAATCGAGACTCAATCGTTGGTAAGTAGTGCTGTTTATGGTACTCCTCAACGTTCATCTACCGGGTTTGATGCAAGACGTATGAATATGCTTTTGGCGGTTTTGGAGAAACGTGTTGGTTTTAAACTTGCTCAAAAAGATGTCTTCCTTAATATTGCAGGTGGGTTGAAAGTTAATGATCCTGCTATGGACTTGGCTGTTATTAGTGCTGTGCTTTCTTCAAATATGGATATTGCTATTGATAGCGGTATTTGCATGACTGGCGAGGTTGGTCTATCGGGAGAAATCAGGGCTGTAAACAGAATTGAACAGCGTATATTAGAGGCTGATAAATTGGGATTTAAAAAGATTATTATTCCTGTCGATAATCTTAAAGGTTTTGACAGGAGTAAACTTTCTATTAATATTGTTGAGGTTAGAAAAGTTGATGAGGCTTTTCGACAACTTTTCGGGTAA
- a CDS encoding efflux RND transporter permease subunit — protein sequence MKITEYFVKRPIIFWSLMVASIVAGVLSFIQMPKLEDPAVSAKQAMVVVPYPGASAHEVELKVAQFMEEELRALPNVKKVKSECQNGMAMFTVEFKMTVLNKDLEQHFDLLRRKVNDASMRLPQECYSPIVIDDMMDVYGIFYSLSAPGYEYSDLYKYAKYLRRELLDVEGVKRIILSGNRDEVINIVLSKEQITRNGIIPTQIMSALQSAGKTVNSGRYQTGEERISVYVDSDVENEEDIRNLLIQTMDGRKLRLGDIAKVERTYSEPQRNGFFVSGEPAMAICIAMESSVIVPDVGKAVDAKLAEAMKTLPIGFKTEKIFFQPDKVDDAISSFMINLLESVLIVVLVLVFTMGYRSGLIIGFGLILTIAISFPVLLMMGTTLQRISLGAFIVAMGMLVDNAVVIMDGILIDKKRGLPQDTYLYRIGKNTAMPLLGATIIAATTFLAIYLSPDSAGEYAGDLFLVLCVSLLVSWVLALVQVPMCAKAWLPKTEKSKASKGEVMNSPAHKFVRRSIDKLVEHRKITLIVAIILLMASLFGMTKVKNLFFPDFDYKQFVVECFFPSASDANIVRDKLLQMSEDISKNPHVERVAISQGSAPAHYCLVRPMTSGGDCYGELIIDCKDYNSVIKYIPEIRKELREKYPEAYIRTRKYNFSIATSHTVEVEFTGADPAVLRKLSAQAEDIMRRCEYVDKYSVQNNWKPVGKSLVAQYIQPDALRAGVGRGDVANALMAANDGMTVGVLNDQEKMVMINLQVRNSDGSRITNIEEIPVWSMMNVHLSNDDLNSALSGGKAMTALQDKMFKSTPLSNVVKDVNLEWDEDLVYRVNGRRAIEAECDPAIENDEATPAKIVQEIKEEIEAIPLPEGYTMRWLGEGELQGDAMKNLFKYIPITIFIILAILLLLFNSWKKVILILICFPFVFCGIVAALLLSNQPMTFMAIIGMLGLVGMMVKNAIVLVDEINRLQVEEGVEPYKAIVEATVSRVRPVLMASLTTIVGMIPLIGDPMYSSMAITIMGGLTFGTIITLILLPIFYAVLFRIKKPTNV from the coding sequence ATGAAGATAACAGAATATTTTGTTAAGCGTCCCATAATATTTTGGTCGCTTATGGTGGCATCAATAGTAGCGGGAGTACTCTCGTTTATACAGATGCCTAAATTAGAAGATCCAGCCGTATCGGCAAAACAAGCAATGGTTGTGGTACCATATCCGGGAGCAAGTGCTCACGAAGTGGAGTTGAAGGTAGCACAATTTATGGAAGAAGAGTTAAGAGCATTACCCAATGTAAAAAAGGTAAAGAGCGAGTGCCAAAACGGAATGGCAATGTTTACCGTAGAGTTTAAGATGACTGTTCTAAACAAAGATTTGGAGCAACACTTTGACCTACTCCGCCGCAAAGTAAACGATGCTTCAATGCGTCTTCCTCAAGAGTGCTATTCACCCATTGTAATAGATGATATGATGGATGTATATGGAATATTCTATTCGCTGTCAGCGCCCGGTTATGAATATTCCGACCTATACAAATATGCCAAATATCTCCGCCGAGAACTTCTTGATGTAGAGGGAGTAAAACGAATAATATTAAGCGGTAATCGCGATGAAGTAATAAACATAGTACTCTCAAAAGAGCAGATAACACGCAATGGAATAATACCCACACAAATAATGTCGGCATTGCAATCGGCAGGAAAAACAGTAAACTCAGGACGCTATCAAACAGGCGAAGAGAGAATATCTGTCTATGTCGATTCCGATGTTGAGAATGAAGAAGATATTCGTAACCTGTTAATCCAGACAATGGATGGACGCAAATTGCGATTAGGCGACATAGCAAAAGTAGAACGCACCTATTCAGAGCCCCAGCGCAATGGATTCTTTGTAAGTGGCGAGCCAGCCATGGCAATATGTATAGCAATGGAGTCTTCAGTAATAGTACCTGATGTAGGAAAAGCAGTAGATGCCAAGTTGGCAGAGGCAATGAAAACACTCCCCATAGGATTTAAAACCGAAAAAATATTCTTTCAACCCGATAAAGTAGATGACGCAATCTCATCATTTATGATAAATCTATTAGAGTCGGTATTGATAGTAGTATTGGTTTTGGTATTTACAATGGGCTACCGTAGTGGACTCATCATCGGATTTGGATTAATACTAACAATAGCCATATCGTTCCCTGTATTATTAATGATGGGAACAACCCTGCAACGAATATCATTAGGAGCATTCATCGTAGCAATGGGAATGTTGGTTGATAATGCCGTTGTAATAATGGACGGAATCCTAATAGATAAAAAAAGAGGATTACCCCAAGACACTTACCTATATCGCATAGGAAAAAATACAGCAATGCCATTGTTGGGAGCAACAATAATAGCAGCCACAACATTTTTGGCAATATATCTCTCACCCGATTCAGCAGGAGAGTATGCAGGAGACCTGTTTTTAGTACTATGTGTAAGTCTGTTGGTAAGTTGGGTGTTGGCATTGGTGCAAGTGCCAATGTGTGCAAAAGCGTGGTTGCCAAAAACTGAAAAATCAAAAGCATCAAAAGGAGAGGTAATGAACTCGCCGGCACACAAGTTTGTACGCAGATCAATAGACAAATTGGTTGAACATCGCAAAATAACACTCATTGTAGCAATAATATTATTAATGGCGTCACTCTTTGGAATGACAAAAGTAAAAAACCTGTTCTTTCCCGACTTTGATTACAAACAATTTGTGGTAGAGTGTTTCTTCCCATCAGCCTCAGATGCAAATATTGTAAGAGACAAACTCTTACAAATGAGCGAAGATATATCAAAGAATCCACATGTAGAGCGAGTAGCCATAAGTCAAGGATCAGCCCCTGCCCACTATTGTTTAGTACGACCAATGACATCAGGAGGAGACTGTTATGGTGAGTTGATAATCGACTGCAAAGACTACAACAGCGTAATAAAATATATCCCCGAGATACGAAAAGAGTTACGCGAAAAATATCCTGAAGCATACATACGTACTCGAAAATACAACTTCTCAATAGCAACCTCACACACCGTTGAGGTAGAATTCACAGGAGCCGATCCCGCAGTATTACGCAAATTAAGTGCTCAAGCCGAAGATATAATGCGACGTTGTGAGTACGTAGATAAATACTCGGTACAAAACAACTGGAAACCCGTAGGAAAATCATTAGTAGCACAATATATACAACCCGATGCACTACGAGCAGGAGTAGGGCGAGGTGATGTAGCAAATGCACTAATGGCAGCAAATGACGGAATGACAGTAGGAGTACTGAACGACCAAGAGAAGATGGTTATGATAAATCTTCAAGTACGCAATAGTGACGGAAGTCGTATCACAAACATTGAAGAGATACCGGTATGGAGTATGATGAACGTACACCTCTCAAACGATGATTTGAATAGTGCCCTATCTGGAGGTAAGGCAATGACCGCCTTACAAGATAAAATGTTCAAATCAACCCCATTGAGCAATGTAGTCAAAGATGTAAATTTAGAGTGGGACGAAGATTTGGTATATCGTGTCAATGGTCGCAGAGCAATAGAAGCAGAGTGCGATCCCGCAATTGAAAACGATGAAGCAACCCCTGCAAAAATAGTACAAGAGATAAAAGAAGAAATAGAAGCAATACCATTACCCGAAGGCTACACAATGCGATGGTTAGGGGAGGGCGAATTGCAAGGAGATGCAATGAAAAACCTCTTCAAATACATACCTATTACCATATTTATAATATTAGCAATATTGCTACTATTATTCAATAGTTGGAAAAAGGTAATACTTATATTAATATGTTTTCCATTCGTATTCTGTGGAATAGTAGCAGCCCTATTACTCTCAAATCAGCCTATGACCTTTATGGCAATCATAGGAATGTTAGGACTTGTAGGAATGATGGTAAAAAATGCCATAGTGTTGGTAGATGAGATAAACCGTCTGCAAGTAGAGGAGGGAGTAGAACCATACAAAGCAATAGTTGAAGCAACCGTATCACGCGTACGCCCAGTACTTATGGCATCTCTCACAACCATAGTAGGAATGATACCACTAATAGGAGATCCCATGTATAGTTCAATGGCAATAACCATTATGGGGGGATTGACATTTGGAACAATAATAACACTAATATTGTTACCAATATTTTACGCAGTACTATTCCGTATTAAAAAACCAACAAACGTATAA
- a CDS encoding carbon starvation protein A — protein MITFCISLALLIVAYFTYGKLCERIFGVDENRKTPAVEKADGVDYIVMPKWKIFLIQFLNIAGLGPIFGAIMGAKFGSASFLWIVFGCIFAGAMHDYFAGMMSLRHNGEGLPSTVGRYLGNTAQIGMRIFTLILLIIVGVVFVSGPANLLAMLTPESLDATFWILVIFAYYIVATLFPIDKIIGKIYPVFGFALLFMAIGILAVLLFTFPDIPEITDGIKNMHPKAESNPIFPMMFVSIACGAISGFHATQSPMMARCMSNEKQGRPIFFGAMITEGIVALIWAAAATVFFSPEGQEFFGITDANVNSDAASIVHIISYKWLGVIGGFLAILGVIAAPISTGDTAFRSARLITADFLKMGQKSIKNRLLISVPMFAIAIVILIFSLANEDGFEIIWRYFAWSNQVLAVITLWAITMFLKTKRNGWWWLISFIPAMFMTCMTLTFILYAKIGAGLEYNIAVILSLIFTLLCSGWFVVKSNKKIVS, from the coding sequence ATGATAACTTTTTGTATTTCACTTGCATTGCTTATTGTTGCATATTTTACATACGGTAAACTTTGTGAACGCATTTTTGGTGTTGATGAGAATAGAAAAACCCCTGCTGTTGAGAAAGCAGACGGCGTTGACTATATTGTTATGCCTAAGTGGAAAATCTTTCTTATTCAGTTCTTGAATATTGCAGGATTAGGTCCTATTTTTGGTGCTATAATGGGTGCCAAATTTGGTAGCGCTTCTTTTTTATGGATTGTTTTTGGGTGTATTTTTGCAGGTGCAATGCACGACTATTTTGCAGGTATGATGTCGCTACGCCACAATGGTGAGGGATTGCCCTCTACTGTTGGCAGATATTTGGGTAATACGGCTCAAATTGGTATGAGAATTTTCACTCTTATCCTGCTTATCATTGTTGGAGTGGTGTTTGTTTCAGGACCTGCTAATTTACTTGCAATGCTTACCCCTGAAAGCCTCGATGCAACATTTTGGATTCTTGTAATTTTTGCATACTATATTGTTGCTACCCTATTCCCTATTGATAAAATAATTGGTAAGATATACCCTGTTTTTGGGTTTGCCTTGCTCTTTATGGCAATAGGTATTTTGGCTGTTCTGCTCTTTACATTCCCTGATATTCCAGAGATTACTGATGGCATTAAGAATATGCACCCAAAGGCAGAGAGTAATCCTATATTTCCTATGATGTTTGTTAGTATTGCTTGTGGTGCAATATCAGGTTTCCATGCTACTCAATCGCCTATGATGGCTCGTTGTATGAGTAACGAGAAACAAGGTCGCCCTATATTTTTTGGTGCTATGATTACCGAAGGTATTGTTGCCCTTATTTGGGCAGCAGCGGCAACAGTCTTCTTTTCGCCCGAAGGTCAAGAGTTTTTTGGCATAACAGATGCGAATGTAAACTCTGATGCCGCATCGATAGTACATATTATCTCATACAAATGGCTTGGTGTGATTGGTGGATTTTTAGCAATATTAGGTGTTATTGCTGCTCCTATATCAACAGGAGATACTGCCTTCCGCTCGGCTCGTCTTATTACAGCAGACTTCCTTAAAATGGGACAAAAGAGTATTAAAAACAGATTACTCATTTCTGTTCCTATGTTTGCTATTGCCATTGTAATTTTAATATTCAGTCTTGCAAACGAGGATGGTTTTGAGATTATATGGCGATACTTTGCATGGAGTAATCAAGTGTTAGCAGTTATAACGCTTTGGGCTATCACTATGTTCCTAAAAACTAAACGAAATGGTTGGTGGTGGTTAATATCTTTCATACCTGCTATGTTTATGACTTGTATGACTTTGACATTCATTTTGTATGCTAAAATAGGTGCTGGTTTAGAATACAACATTGCTGTTATTTTGAGTTTAATATTTACTCTTTTATGCAGTGGATGGTTTGTAGTTAAAAGTAACAAAAAGATAGTGAGTTAA
- a CDS encoding TolC family protein, protein MIKTYKTVIVLLLTVILSQNINAQTTLTLSQEECRQRALTYSEDLKKSDNKIEQAQIDKYSTVTAFLPKVDATGMGIYMTPLEMAGMGAEMRMDGAYMAGLSLMQPIYTGGKILTGRKMAKIGESVAEEQQRMTQMDVIVEADNAYWTYLAVSRKVKMMESYSRQMDTIYNQTKAALSVGMATENDMLRVEAKRSEIKYQTQKVQNGADLCRISLCRVIGADYDTQIELTDTTFVAEPMLSLSDDLSNRPELTMLQKNVDINEQQIKMVRADMLPMVALSAGYTYFGNIKMETMVDVGGGMYMPFTSEFKDGIGTAMLAVQIPILHWGEGFKKVKKAKLEFANAQLELDKNKKLLNLQVQQAIRNVQDSYMMIETATIALKQAEENLRVMRNRYDQSMAPLTDLLDAQSQWQQSYSNYIEAQSQYKIYETEYLRAIGNL, encoded by the coding sequence ATGATAAAAACATATAAAACAGTAATAGTATTACTATTAACCGTAATATTGTCGCAAAATATAAATGCACAAACCACACTCACACTATCACAAGAGGAGTGCCGTCAAAGAGCATTAACGTATAGCGAGGATTTAAAGAAAAGTGACAATAAAATAGAACAGGCACAAATAGATAAATACTCAACCGTTACAGCCTTTCTGCCTAAGGTAGATGCAACAGGAATGGGAATATATATGACTCCGCTCGAAATGGCAGGAATGGGAGCCGAAATGCGAATGGATGGAGCATATATGGCAGGACTCTCGTTAATGCAACCCATATATACAGGCGGAAAAATCCTAACAGGACGCAAGATGGCGAAAATAGGCGAGTCGGTAGCAGAAGAGCAACAACGAATGACACAAATGGATGTAATAGTAGAAGCCGACAACGCCTACTGGACATATTTGGCAGTAAGTCGTAAAGTAAAGATGATGGAGAGTTACTCACGCCAAATGGATACAATCTACAACCAAACCAAAGCAGCACTATCAGTAGGAATGGCAACAGAAAACGATATGTTGCGAGTAGAAGCGAAACGAAGCGAGATAAAATACCAAACACAAAAAGTACAAAACGGAGCCGACCTTTGTAGAATCTCATTATGTAGAGTAATAGGAGCCGATTACGACACACAAATAGAATTAACCGATACCACATTTGTAGCCGAGCCAATGCTCTCATTAAGTGACGATTTAAGCAACCGACCAGAATTGACAATGTTGCAGAAGAACGTAGATATAAACGAACAACAGATAAAAATGGTACGAGCAGATATGTTACCAATGGTAGCCCTATCGGCAGGATACACCTACTTTGGAAACATAAAAATGGAGACAATGGTAGATGTAGGAGGAGGAATGTATATGCCCTTTACCAGCGAATTCAAAGACGGAATAGGAACAGCAATGTTAGCAGTGCAAATACCCATTTTGCATTGGGGCGAAGGATTTAAGAAAGTAAAAAAAGCAAAATTAGAGTTTGCCAACGCACAATTAGAACTCGATAAAAACAAAAAACTCCTAAACCTGCAAGTACAACAAGCCATACGTAACGTTCAAGACAGCTATATGATGATAGAAACAGCCACCATAGCACTAAAACAAGCCGAAGAGAACTTGCGAGTAATGCGAAATCGTTATGACCAATCAATGGCACCCCTAACCGATTTGTTAGACGCACAATCACAGTGGCAACAATCATACAGCAACTATATCGAAGCACAGTCGCAATACAAGATATACGAAACCGAATATCTCCGAGCAATAGGAAATTTGTAG
- a CDS encoding AraC family transcriptional regulator, producing the protein MKNNKQVEPLSMMMLPQNKWTYFHNNDVFVSDNLDRDIIEDSISECLKNSPLDSISHPFKIKFSIAILCLGGSIEIRSNMNEYKLVCNDIVIIPAGTIGQYRNISNDCKIITIAFSADFLNTNIGSNKTILNHNLIFKLPIISLNNYEIDEFINIYKNIKKEIKDDEKVYKNEIIQNYINIFQYHYYRLLIKNGVFNGKENKNRRNMIFDQFMQLLEEYHTSERKIGFYADKLCLTAKYLSQVIHEVSDRHASEWIKDFVILEAKALLKSKQYTVQQVSDMLNFANQSFFGVYFKNAVGCSPLTYQNKP; encoded by the coding sequence ATGAAAAATAATAAACAAGTTGAACCTTTGAGCATGATGATGCTTCCGCAAAACAAGTGGACTTATTTTCATAACAACGATGTTTTTGTTTCGGATAATCTTGATAGGGATATTATAGAGGATAGTATTAGTGAGTGTCTTAAAAATTCTCCTCTCGATTCTATTTCACACCCTTTTAAGATTAAGTTCTCTATTGCAATATTGTGTCTGGGAGGTAGTATTGAAATCAGATCGAACATGAATGAGTACAAATTGGTTTGTAACGACATTGTTATTATTCCTGCTGGAACAATAGGACAATATAGAAATATATCAAATGATTGTAAAATTATAACCATTGCTTTCTCTGCTGACTTTTTGAATACAAACATAGGCTCCAATAAGACGATATTAAATCATAATTTAATTTTTAAACTCCCTATCATATCTCTTAACAATTATGAAATTGATGAGTTTATCAATATTTACAAGAATATTAAAAAGGAGATAAAAGATGATGAGAAGGTTTATAAAAATGAGATTATTCAAAACTATATAAATATCTTTCAATACCACTATTACAGACTCTTGATTAAGAATGGTGTGTTTAATGGGAAGGAAAATAAAAACAGGAGAAATATGATTTTTGACCAATTTATGCAGTTATTAGAAGAGTATCATACCTCAGAACGTAAAATTGGTTTTTATGCTGATAAGTTATGTTTAACTGCTAAATATCTTTCTCAAGTTATTCACGAAGTTAGCGACCGCCACGCAAGTGAATGGATTAAGGACTTTGTTATTTTGGAAGCAAAGGCTCTTTTAAAAAGCAAACAATATACTGTGCAACAGGTTAGTGATATGCTAAACTTTGCTAACCAATCGTTTTTTGGTGTATATTTTAAAAATGCTGTTGGTTGTTCGCCTTTAACTTACCAAAACAAACCATAA
- a CDS encoding efflux RND transporter periplasmic adaptor subunit: MLLIVATLLVSCGETQKDDYVSSVYLISPTLLGGDNTKSYSGMIEATNDISLGFKTPGEIEKIYVKEGDYVRKGQLLAELDDSDYKLGVEALEIQYNQVKDEVARVEKLYQQKSVSVNDYEKATAGLKQLAVQLQLNQNKLEYTKLYAPTDGYVQSVNFSPAEMVDAGTVLFKLLDVSQMEIVADIPVSEYQQRANFKEFYCGVAGVEARIPLKLISINPKADGNQLYRIKLTFTQAPVKLLTAGMNVDLTIVSSSQQDKEQYQLPLSAIFKEGDKSYVWEFKSDSTITKQEVELSAKLVNGEAVIESGITPDMKIVRTGNVNLQQGEKVKPIQESSKTNIGGLL, translated from the coding sequence ATGTTGCTTATTGTGGCAACACTATTAGTCTCATGTGGTGAGACACAAAAAGATGATTATGTAAGTAGTGTATATCTGATCTCTCCCACGCTTCTCGGTGGTGACAACACTAAGAGCTATTCAGGAATGATAGAGGCAACTAACGATATAAGTCTTGGTTTTAAAACTCCGGGAGAGATAGAGAAGATATATGTAAAAGAGGGAGACTATGTTCGCAAAGGGCAACTCCTTGCAGAGTTAGACGACTCAGACTATAAACTTGGAGTAGAAGCCCTTGAAATACAGTATAATCAGGTAAAAGATGAAGTTGCACGTGTCGAAAAGCTCTATCAACAAAAGAGTGTATCGGTAAACGATTACGAAAAAGCAACAGCAGGATTAAAACAGTTAGCCGTACAACTGCAACTAAACCAAAACAAACTCGAATATACAAAACTATATGCCCCAACCGATGGATATGTACAATCGGTAAATTTTTCGCCAGCCGAGATGGTTGATGCAGGAACAGTACTATTTAAACTCCTTGATGTCTCGCAAATGGAGATAGTAGCAGATATTCCTGTTAGTGAATATCAACAACGAGCAAACTTCAAAGAGTTCTATTGCGGTGTAGCGGGAGTAGAAGCGAGAATACCCTTAAAATTGATAAGCATCAATCCCAAAGCCGATGGAAATCAACTATATCGAATAAAACTAACATTCACTCAAGCACCGGTAAAACTACTAACAGCAGGAATGAATGTCGATTTAACAATAGTATCATCCTCACAACAAGATAAAGAGCAATATCAACTTCCTTTGAGTGCAATATTCAAAGAAGGAGACAAATCGTATGTATGGGAATTTAAATCCGATTCAACCATAACAAAACAAGAGGTAGAACTCTCTGCTAAACTTGTAAACGGAGAGGCAGTTATCGAGTCGGGAATAACACCTGATATGAAAATAGTCCGCACAGGAAATGTAAATTTACAACAAGGCGAAAAAGTAAAACCCATACAAGAGAGTAGTAAAACCAATATAGGAGGATTGCTATAA
- a CDS encoding FAD-binding protein, with the protein MVRDIDIRVIPRIAATESELKLYIERETGIDAKSIDCIRILKRSIDARKPTIYINLRVRVFCGEMPQNEAFERREYRDVSKCKNAIVVGAGPAGLFASLRLIELGIKPIMLERGKDVHARRKDIALISREHKVNGESNYSFGEGGAGAYSDGKLYTRSKKRGSVERILNILCQFGASESILYDAHPHIGTDKLPKVIENIRNQIIASGGEVYFEKKMTQLIVKGNRVKGVICEDGSEFLGDVILATGHSARDVYRYLNNNNIELEAKGFAVGVRLEHPQHLLDCIQYHSKKGRGEYLPAAEYAFVSQVKERGVYSFCMCPGGFVVPAASGDNQIVVNGMSPSNRGSKWGNSGMVVEIRPEDLKKEGFNGILAGLEFQERLEATCFANGKGQTAPAQRMEDFVKGRLSSTLPSTSYTPGVISSPLHFWMPQFITERLKGGFEQFGRKAHGFLTNEALMIGVETRTSSPVRIPRNFDNLQHIRLEGLYPCGEGAGYAGGIVSAAIDGERCAENLAIKINN; encoded by the coding sequence ATGGTTAGAGATATTGATATTAGGGTTATTCCCAGAATTGCAGCGACCGAAAGCGAATTAAAACTTTATATTGAGCGTGAAACTGGTATTGATGCCAAGAGCATTGATTGTATAAGAATTTTGAAACGCTCTATTGATGCCAGAAAACCTACCATTTATATTAACCTCAGAGTTAGAGTCTTTTGTGGAGAGATGCCTCAAAACGAGGCTTTTGAGCGTAGAGAATACAGGGATGTTTCTAAGTGCAAAAATGCTATTGTTGTGGGTGCCGGTCCGGCAGGCTTGTTTGCATCGTTACGCCTTATTGAACTTGGGATAAAACCTATTATGCTTGAGCGTGGCAAGGATGTTCATGCCCGCAGAAAAGATATTGCTCTTATTAGTAGAGAGCATAAGGTAAACGGAGAGTCGAACTACTCATTTGGCGAAGGTGGTGCTGGGGCATACTCTGATGGTAAACTCTATACTCGCAGTAAAAAGAGAGGCTCGGTTGAGAGAATTTTAAATATTCTTTGCCAGTTCGGGGCATCGGAATCGATATTATATGATGCTCATCCGCATATTGGTACCGATAAACTTCCTAAGGTTATTGAGAATATAAGGAATCAGATTATAGCCTCTGGTGGAGAGGTATATTTTGAGAAGAAAATGACTCAACTTATTGTTAAAGGCAATAGAGTTAAGGGTGTTATCTGTGAAGATGGAAGCGAGTTTTTAGGGGATGTTATTCTTGCTACCGGACACTCGGCAAGGGATGTTTATAGATACCTTAACAACAATAATATTGAACTTGAGGCAAAAGGTTTTGCTGTGGGTGTAAGATTGGAACACCCTCAACATTTGTTGGATTGTATTCAATACCATAGCAAAAAAGGTAGAGGTGAGTATTTGCCTGCTGCTGAATATGCTTTTGTTTCGCAAGTTAAAGAGCGTGGTGTATATTCGTTTTGTATGTGCCCGGGAGGTTTTGTTGTTCCTGCGGCAAGTGGCGATAACCAAATTGTTGTGAATGGTATGTCTCCTTCAAATAGAGGCTCTAAGTGGGGAAACTCTGGTATGGTGGTTGAAATTCGCCCTGAAGATTTAAAAAAAGAGGGTTTCAATGGCATATTGGCAGGTTTGGAATTTCAAGAGAGATTAGAGGCTACTTGTTTTGCTAATGGTAAAGGTCAGACCGCTCCTGCCCAAAGAATGGAGGATTTTGTTAAAGGCAGACTATCTTCTACCCTTCCCTCTACATCATACACTCCCGGTGTAATATCTTCGCCTCTTCACTTCTGGATGCCTCAATTTATTACAGAAAGATTAAAGGGAGGTTTTGAACAATTTGGAAGAAAGGCTCACGGATTTTTAACCAATGAGGCTCTGATGATTGGTGTAGAAACTCGAACATCTTCTCCAGTGAGAATTCCCAGAAACTTTGATAACTTACAACATATTAGATTAGAGGGATTATATCCGTGTGGCGAGGGTGCCGGTTATGCTGGTGGCATTGTTTCAGCGGCTATTGACGGAGAACGTTGTGCTGAGAATTTAGCGATAAAGATTAATAACTGA